A region of Streptomyces sp. R44 DNA encodes the following proteins:
- a CDS encoding thiamine pyrophosphate-requiring protein encodes MKVSDYVLERLRDWEVEYVFSYPGDGINGLLAAWGRAEDRPRFVQARHEEMSAFEAVGYAKFSGRTGVCAATSGPGAIHLLNGLYDAKLDHVPVVAIVGQTDRSAMGGSYQQEVDLAALYKDVASEFCEVVTVPAQLPNVLDRALRVAATRRTVTAVIIPADVQELDHEPPAHAFKQVPSSLGAPRYAPIPAEEELARAAELLNAGEKVAMLIGQGARGARPEVEQVAELLGAGVAKALLGKDALPDTLPYVTGSIGLLGTRPSYEMMRDCDTLLVVGSSFPYTQFLPEFDQARAVQIDLDPSMVGLRYPFEVNLVGDARETLRRLIPLLEPRTDGAWRKTIEDNTARWWEVMERRAEVSADPVNPEYVVHALDALLPKDAMVAADSGSAANWYARHLRMRDGMRGSLSGTLATMGPGVPYVIGAKFAHPDRPAIAIVGDGAMQMNGLAELVTAAKYRGEWSDPRLVVAVLNNQDLNQVTWEMRAMQGAPQFEASQGLPDLPYADIAGLLGLEGVRVERPEDVEPAWRQALAADGPFVIDFRTDPAVPPIPPHATWDQIKAAAQSVLKGDSDRASMVRQGVKAKIQEFLPGGGRS; translated from the coding sequence ATGAAGGTTTCCGACTACGTGCTGGAACGCCTGCGTGACTGGGAGGTGGAGTACGTCTTCTCCTACCCCGGTGACGGCATCAACGGCCTCCTGGCCGCCTGGGGCCGTGCGGAGGACCGGCCGCGGTTCGTCCAGGCGCGGCACGAGGAGATGTCGGCGTTCGAGGCGGTCGGGTACGCGAAGTTCTCCGGACGGACCGGAGTGTGCGCGGCCACGTCGGGGCCGGGCGCGATCCATCTCCTGAACGGCTTGTACGACGCGAAGCTCGACCATGTGCCGGTCGTGGCGATCGTCGGGCAGACCGACCGCAGCGCGATGGGCGGTTCCTACCAGCAGGAGGTCGACCTGGCCGCCCTGTACAAGGACGTGGCCTCGGAGTTCTGCGAGGTGGTCACCGTGCCCGCCCAGCTGCCGAACGTGCTGGACCGGGCGCTGCGGGTGGCCGCGACCCGGCGCACGGTCACGGCGGTGATCATCCCGGCGGACGTGCAGGAGCTGGACCACGAGCCGCCGGCGCACGCGTTCAAGCAGGTCCCCTCCAGCCTCGGCGCCCCCCGCTACGCGCCGATCCCGGCCGAGGAGGAGCTGGCGAGGGCGGCGGAGCTCCTCAACGCCGGCGAGAAGGTGGCCATGCTGATCGGGCAGGGTGCGCGCGGTGCCCGCCCGGAGGTCGAACAGGTCGCCGAGCTGCTCGGCGCGGGCGTGGCGAAGGCCCTGCTCGGCAAGGACGCGCTGCCGGACACGTTGCCGTACGTCACCGGGTCGATCGGCCTGCTCGGCACCCGCCCCTCGTACGAGATGATGCGGGACTGCGACACCCTCCTCGTGGTGGGCTCCAGCTTCCCGTACACCCAGTTCCTGCCCGAGTTCGATCAGGCCAGGGCGGTGCAGATCGATCTGGATCCGTCCATGGTGGGCCTGCGCTACCCGTTCGAGGTGAACCTCGTCGGCGATGCCCGCGAGACGCTGCGCCGGCTGATCCCGTTGCTCGAACCGAGGACGGACGGCGCCTGGCGCAAGACGATCGAGGACAACACGGCGCGCTGGTGGGAGGTCATGGAGCGCCGCGCCGAGGTCTCCGCGGACCCGGTCAACCCCGAGTACGTCGTGCACGCCCTGGACGCGCTGCTGCCCAAGGACGCGATGGTGGCCGCGGACTCCGGGTCGGCGGCGAACTGGTACGCCCGCCACCTGCGGATGCGTGACGGCATGCGCGGCTCGCTGTCGGGCACGCTCGCGACCATGGGCCCGGGGGTGCCGTACGTGATCGGCGCGAAGTTCGCGCACCCCGACCGTCCGGCGATCGCGATCGTCGGCGACGGCGCGATGCAGATGAACGGCCTCGCGGAGCTGGTCACCGCCGCGAAGTACCGGGGGGAGTGGTCCGACCCCCGCCTGGTGGTCGCGGTGCTCAACAACCAGGACCTCAACCAGGTCACCTGGGAGATGCGCGCCATGCAGGGCGCCCCGCAGTTCGAAGCCTCGCAGGGCCTTCCCGATCTGCCCTATGCCGACATCGCGGGGCTGCTCGGTCTGGAAGGGGTGCGGGTGGAGCGGCCGGAGGACGTGGAGCCGGCCTGGCGTCAGGCCCTGGCGGCGGACGGGCCGTTCGTCATCGACTTCCGCACCGACCCGGCGGTGCCGCCGATCCCGCCGCACGCCACCTGGGACCAGATCAAGGCCGCGGCGCAGTCGGTCCTCAAGGGCGACAGCGACCGGGCGTCGATGGTGCGGCAGGGCGTGAAGGCGAAGATCCAGGAGTTCCTGCCCGGCGGCGGACGGAGCTGA